One Frankia alni ACN14a DNA window includes the following coding sequences:
- a CDS encoding Trp biosynthesis-associated membrane protein, protein MFDDEPSADGRSGAARPGAQRAGGRGLSRPSAGAARWSDRALALCALAGLIAAAAVTRTWARATLSDRGSALLVVTRSGWQLRPAGPLVVAFGLVTALVCPLAHRRGRAAFGALLALLGAAVTGLALSRLHAADPLVHTIGRLRIGTFQTDEPVAAGTAGAGLWTAVVAGIVMVLTAVGWLRLSRRAAAESHASTAGGWAGPAGAAQAGFAPVAGPAPAETPGAVASGAVASGAVVSGAGVSGPAGSGTVGSGAAGSGAGSAGRGGIQGGDGAAERGVDHGL, encoded by the coding sequence GTGTTCGACGATGAACCGAGTGCAGACGGGCGGTCCGGCGCGGCGCGGCCGGGGGCGCAGCGGGCGGGCGGGCGGGGCCTGAGCCGCCCGTCGGCGGGGGCCGCGCGCTGGTCGGACCGGGCGCTGGCGCTGTGCGCGTTGGCCGGGCTGATCGCCGCGGCCGCCGTGACGCGCACCTGGGCGCGCGCGACCCTGTCGGACCGCGGCTCGGCGTTGCTGGTGGTCACCCGATCGGGCTGGCAGTTGCGGCCGGCCGGGCCGCTGGTCGTCGCGTTCGGCCTGGTCACGGCCCTGGTCTGCCCGCTGGCGCACCGCCGCGGCCGGGCCGCGTTCGGCGCGCTGCTGGCCCTGCTCGGCGCCGCCGTCACCGGCCTCGCGCTGAGCCGGCTGCACGCCGCCGATCCGCTCGTGCACACGATCGGCCGGCTGCGTATCGGCACCTTCCAGACCGACGAACCGGTCGCGGCGGGCACCGCCGGCGCGGGCCTGTGGACCGCGGTCGTGGCCGGAATCGTGATGGTGCTGACGGCCGTGGGCTGGCTGCGGCTCTCCCGCCGCGCCGCGGCGGAGTCCCACGCGTCGACGGCCGGCGGATGGGCCGGCCCGGCCGGAGCGGCGCAGGCCGGCTTCGCTCCTGTCGCCGGGCCCGCCCCCGCCGAGACGCCGGGAGCCGTGGCGTCCGGAGCCGTGGCGTCCGGAGCCGTGGTGTCCGGAGCCGGGGTGTCGGGGCCGGCTGGGTCAGGAACGGTCGGGTCAGGAGCGGCCGGGTCGGGTGCCGGGTCGGCGGGGCGCGGTGGGATCCAGGGCGGCGACGGAGCCGCGGAACGCGGAGTCGACCATGGCCTATGA
- a CDS encoding sulfite exporter TauE/SafE family protein — protein MGPADALLTAGAGLLAGAVNAIAGGGTLIAFPALLTTGMPALTANITSSVGLLTGYAGGALGYRRELADQVDRLRALGPPAMLGGIVGAVVLLATPSDSFRALVPYLVLVSCLLLAAQTRLAAVVARRRAAAAVATAAPSVPAAPSVPVASAVPVASTVPVASTVPAASAAGIGGSPTAVTWPTRIGIFVAGVYGSYFGAGLGVLLLGVLGILLVDDLQRTNALKTLLAFGVNAVGVAVFLITAKVSWGFAGILVVASLLGGLLGARIARRLRPTLLRAAVITLGVVVAIVLIIRN, from the coding sequence GTGGGTCCAGCCGATGCCCTGCTGACGGCCGGGGCGGGTCTGCTGGCGGGAGCGGTCAACGCCATCGCCGGCGGAGGGACCCTGATCGCCTTCCCCGCTCTGCTCACCACGGGCATGCCCGCGCTGACCGCGAACATCACCTCGTCGGTGGGCCTGCTCACCGGCTACGCCGGCGGTGCGCTGGGCTACCGCCGCGAGCTCGCCGACCAGGTCGACCGGCTGCGGGCGCTCGGACCGCCCGCGATGCTCGGCGGGATCGTCGGCGCGGTCGTGCTGCTGGCCACCCCGTCGGACAGCTTTCGGGCCCTGGTCCCGTACCTCGTCCTGGTCTCCTGCCTGCTGCTGGCGGCGCAGACCCGGCTGGCCGCGGTCGTGGCGCGCCGTCGGGCCGCGGCCGCCGTGGCAACGGCCGCCCCGTCGGTTCCGGCCGCCCCGTCGGTTCCGGTCGCCTCAGCGGTTCCGGTCGCCTCGACGGTTCCGGTCGCCTCGACGGTTCCGGCTGCGTCTGCGGCGGGGATCGGCGGCTCACCGACCGCGGTCACCTGGCCCACCCGAATCGGGATCTTCGTCGCCGGCGTGTACGGCTCGTACTTCGGCGCCGGCCTCGGGGTGCTGTTGCTCGGCGTGCTGGGGATCCTGCTCGTCGACGACCTCCAACGCACGAATGCGCTCAAGACGCTGCTTGCCTTCGGCGTGAACGCGGTGGGCGTCGCCGTGTTCCTCATCACCGCGAAGGTCTCCTGGGGATTCGCGGGCATCCTCGTGGTCGCCTCGCTGCTCGGCGGCCTGCTCGGCGCCCGGATCGCCCGGCGGCTGCGCCCGACCCTCCTGCGTGCGGCGGTCATCACGCTGGGTGTCGTCGTGGCGATCGTGCTCATCATCCGGAACTGA
- a CDS encoding tellurite resistance TerB family protein, producing MPIWNQLRQSAQTMQGQLAAKKNDLKSGAFRDASMAICALVAAADGTIDPAERQRVASLIISNDVLNNFPADDLQRRFNDYVGKLQADFEFGKVSVLQDIGKTKKKPAEARAVIQIGIVIGGADGTFDKSEQAVVREACFAVGISPEEFDL from the coding sequence GTGCCCATCTGGAACCAGCTTCGGCAGTCCGCCCAGACGATGCAGGGCCAGCTCGCCGCGAAGAAGAACGACCTCAAAAGCGGCGCCTTCCGCGATGCCAGCATGGCGATCTGCGCGTTGGTCGCGGCGGCGGACGGGACGATCGACCCGGCCGAGCGTCAGCGGGTCGCGTCACTGATCATCTCGAATGACGTGCTCAACAACTTCCCGGCCGACGACCTCCAGCGACGCTTCAACGACTACGTCGGCAAGCTCCAGGCGGACTTCGAGTTCGGCAAGGTGTCCGTCCTGCAGGACATCGGCAAGACGAAGAAGAAGCCGGCTGAGGCGCGCGCCGTCATCCAGATCGGCATCGTCATCGGCGGGGCGGACGGCACCTTCGACAAGAGCGAGCAGGCCGTCGTGCGCGAGGCGTGTTTCGCGGTCGGGATCAGCCCCGAGGAGTTCGATCTGTAG
- a CDS encoding membrane protein — MNAVSQGADEREPSVRTGRATGGAQPAAGPPHTGRRRATHLGLVALVVVCWLPLVVILTASRTVLNPAFYSQSLARAHAYDRIYTEVLPDPAVDTLLAGLPIDSSLVTANLRTVLPPATVQEMTDEQITRIVDYLRARTGDVELAVDLRPIFGNISGLANRYIAGELGAGTSYRVASVQDFTHGVLTALDDIAAGRPPASLPSIELTPQDTDRILPLVLDRVDPATRARVGPELRALLRSGDVAGALALIGPQVFQGDERATARLQASLHGSTLDLGLRLSDLRDSPAITAIDRLHDVAATLTWVTVLLSLIMAGALAGIVVLAGRRGVSRVRAAAGAVIAAGLGAALLGAVLRLTLPNPLTSLAGPRSPLPPRASAVLVDFSRHAYGTVEGDYLRVVAWTLVVGLAAAGLSLLVAVSARWSRTGRRRRVATAFALAVPVMVTVTWTAFPGAAAEPRELCESSPSLCDRRYDQVTYLATHNAMANSEDRFLGPSQDPTIVHQLDSGVRTLLIDVHHWTPPAQVEAYLATLPPATRAALAPLTRGAVSTRPGVWLCHNLCQLGSLDLVTELGRVRDWMARNPTEVVTLIIQDDDVPASEIAGGVAAAGLAGMVATPPDDPHGRWPTLRAMIDSGRRLVVFTERQDLPGTFLRGFYRYAADTPFAAKRPEDLRGCVRNRGAAGAGLLLMNHWLTDAAPSRRAALTSNAADTIVGRAERCRAEQGRTPTFVAVDFSTIGSAQAAVDRLNRLPASAASATGG, encoded by the coding sequence TTGAACGCGGTGAGCCAGGGCGCGGATGAGCGGGAGCCGTCGGTACGGACCGGTCGGGCCACGGGCGGCGCCCAGCCCGCCGCCGGTCCGCCGCACACGGGCCGCCGGCGCGCCACGCACCTCGGTCTGGTTGCCCTCGTCGTGGTCTGCTGGCTGCCGCTGGTGGTCATCCTCACCGCGTCGCGGACCGTGCTGAACCCGGCCTTCTACTCCCAGTCGCTGGCCCGAGCGCACGCCTACGACCGCATCTACACCGAGGTCCTGCCCGACCCGGCGGTCGACACGCTGCTCGCCGGTCTGCCGATCGACAGCTCACTGGTCACCGCGAACCTGCGTACGGTGCTGCCGCCGGCGACGGTGCAGGAGATGACCGACGAGCAGATCACCCGGATCGTCGACTACCTGCGCGCCCGCACCGGCGACGTGGAGCTCGCCGTCGACCTGCGGCCCATCTTCGGCAACATCTCCGGCCTGGCCAACCGCTACATCGCCGGCGAGCTCGGCGCCGGCACCAGCTACCGGGTCGCGTCCGTGCAGGACTTCACCCACGGCGTGCTGACCGCGCTGGACGACATCGCGGCGGGCCGCCCCCCGGCGTCGCTGCCCAGCATCGAGCTGACCCCGCAGGACACCGACCGGATCCTGCCGCTCGTGCTCGACCGGGTGGATCCGGCGACCCGCGCGCGCGTCGGTCCCGAACTGCGGGCGTTGCTGCGCTCGGGCGACGTCGCCGGGGCGCTGGCCCTCATCGGGCCGCAGGTCTTCCAGGGCGACGAGCGGGCCACCGCGCGGCTGCAGGCGTCGCTGCACGGCTCCACCCTCGACCTCGGCCTACGCCTGTCGGACCTGCGCGACTCCCCGGCGATCACCGCGATCGACCGCCTGCACGACGTCGCCGCCACCCTGACCTGGGTGACCGTGCTGCTGAGCCTGATCATGGCCGGCGCGCTGGCCGGCATCGTCGTGCTGGCCGGGCGGCGGGGGGTCTCGCGGGTCCGCGCGGCGGCCGGGGCGGTGATCGCGGCCGGGCTCGGCGCGGCCCTGCTCGGGGCGGTGCTGCGCCTGACCCTGCCCAATCCGCTGACCTCGCTCGCCGGGCCGCGCTCGCCGTTGCCCCCCAGGGCGAGCGCGGTGCTCGTCGACTTCTCCCGGCACGCCTACGGGACGGTGGAGGGCGACTACCTGCGGGTCGTGGCCTGGACGCTCGTCGTCGGCCTGGCCGCCGCCGGGCTGTCATTGCTGGTCGCGGTGTCGGCGCGGTGGAGCCGGACGGGTCGCCGCCGCCGGGTCGCCACCGCGTTCGCCCTGGCCGTGCCCGTGATGGTCACCGTGACCTGGACCGCGTTCCCCGGCGCCGCCGCCGAGCCGCGCGAGCTGTGCGAGAGCAGCCCCTCGCTGTGCGATCGGCGCTACGACCAGGTGACCTACCTCGCGACCCACAACGCGATGGCGAACAGCGAGGACCGGTTCCTCGGCCCGTCCCAGGACCCGACGATCGTCCACCAGCTCGACTCCGGGGTGCGGACGCTGCTGATCGACGTCCATCACTGGACGCCACCCGCGCAGGTCGAGGCGTACCTGGCCACGCTGCCGCCGGCGACCCGCGCGGCGCTGGCCCCGCTGACCCGGGGTGCCGTGTCGACGCGGCCCGGCGTCTGGCTGTGCCACAACCTGTGCCAGCTCGGCTCGCTGGACCTCGTCACGGAGCTCGGCCGGGTGCGGGACTGGATGGCCCGCAACCCGACCGAGGTGGTGACACTGATCATTCAGGATGACGACGTCCCGGCCAGCGAGATCGCCGGCGGGGTTGCGGCGGCGGGGCTCGCCGGCATGGTCGCGACGCCGCCCGACGATCCCCATGGACGCTGGCCGACGCTGCGCGCCATGATCGATTCGGGTCGGCGGCTGGTGGTCTTCACCGAGCGCCAGGACCTGCCGGGCACGTTCCTGCGCGGCTTCTACCGGTACGCCGCCGACACGCCGTTCGCCGCAAAGCGGCCCGAGGACCTGCGCGGCTGCGTGCGCAACCGGGGCGCGGCCGGTGCGGGCCTGCTGCTGATGAACCACTGGCTGACCGACGCCGCGCCCAGCCGGCGGGCCGCGCTGACCTCCAACGCCGCCGACACCATCGTCGGCAGAGCCGAGCGCTGCCGTGCGGAGCAGGGCCGGACGCCGACGTTCGTCGCGGTCGACTTCTCGACGATCGGTTCGGCGCAGGCCGCGGTCGACCGCCTCAACCGCCTCCCCGCATCGGCGGCCTCCGCTACCGGAGGCTGA
- a CDS encoding adenylate kinase produces MRLVLLGPPGSGKGTQGARISARHGIPAISTGQLFDRQIAAGTDLGRRAERYVRAGELVPDEIVLDMVAERLDGSVDCAVGFLLDGFPRTYPQAEALDRMLAASCGPLDAVIDLDVDIDEVLDRIRRRAHTEDRVDDGDDTARRRLKVFAEETAPLRRYYRRSGLLRTVDGAGTPDEVAARIERVLADTAHPELHLPG; encoded by the coding sequence ATGAGGCTCGTGCTGCTCGGCCCCCCGGGCTCCGGCAAGGGAACGCAGGGCGCGCGCATCAGCGCCCGCCACGGCATTCCCGCGATCTCCACCGGCCAGCTCTTCGACCGGCAGATCGCCGCGGGGACGGACCTGGGCCGCCGCGCCGAGCGGTATGTCCGCGCCGGCGAGCTCGTGCCCGACGAGATCGTCCTGGACATGGTCGCCGAGCGGCTCGACGGCAGCGTCGACTGCGCCGTCGGCTTCCTGCTCGACGGCTTCCCCCGCACCTACCCGCAGGCGGAGGCGCTGGACCGGATGCTCGCCGCGAGCTGTGGCCCGCTCGACGCGGTCATCGACCTCGACGTCGACATCGACGAGGTGCTCGACCGTATCCGCCGCCGTGCGCACACCGAGGACCGCGTCGACGACGGCGACGACACCGCGCGTCGCCGGCTGAAGGTCTTCGCGGAGGAGACCGCGCCGCTGCGCCGCTACTACCGCCGCAGCGGACTGCTGCGCACCGTCGACGGCGCGGGCACCCCCGACGAGGTGGCCGCCCGCATCGAGCGCGTGCTGGCGGACACCGCCCACCCCGAGCTGCACCTGCCCGGCTGA